One Methylocaldum marinum DNA window includes the following coding sequences:
- a CDS encoding Re/Si-specific NAD(P)(+) transhydrogenase subunit alpha — protein sequence MRIGVPKEIHAGEKRVATVPEVAEKLVKLGFSVTVETGAGDNANFSDDAYRQVGCDIAADAKSIWADSDIVLKVRGPQVHPELAVDEVDCLREGGNLISFIWPAQNPDLMERLAAKKATVLAMDSVPRISRAQKLDALSSMANIAGYRAVIEAAQHFGRFFTGQVTAAGKVPPAKVFVIGCGVAGLAALGAANGLGAIVRATDTRPEVKDQVKSLGAEFVEVNYQEEGTGVGGYAKVMSEGYQKAQKEMIARQCMDVDIVITTALIPGKPAPTLITAGMVESMKPGSVIVDLAAEQGGNCELTVPGEVVVRHGVTIIGYTDLPSRLARQSSTLYATNLLRLLEELCPTKDGIINVNMEDEVIRGTTVIKEGEITWPPPPPKISAAPAGATPAPPVEIKKVEKKPLLPAWAQTGIMLGVAGLLFYGLGSVAPAAFMSHFTVFVLACFVGYMVIWNVTPALHTPLMSVTNAISSIIAIGALIQISSPGVLITILAGLAIVLTSVNMAGGFWVTQRMLRMFRK from the coding sequence AAAAACTCGTCAAGCTCGGTTTCTCGGTAACCGTGGAAACCGGTGCCGGCGACAATGCCAATTTTTCCGACGATGCCTATCGACAGGTCGGCTGCGATATCGCCGCTGATGCCAAATCGATCTGGGCCGATTCGGACATCGTGCTCAAGGTCCGTGGTCCACAAGTCCATCCCGAGCTGGCCGTCGACGAAGTCGACTGTTTGCGCGAGGGCGGCAATCTCATCAGCTTCATCTGGCCTGCCCAGAATCCCGATCTCATGGAACGGCTCGCGGCCAAGAAGGCCACCGTCCTGGCGATGGACAGCGTGCCCCGCATTTCCCGCGCGCAGAAGCTGGATGCCTTGAGCTCGATGGCGAATATCGCCGGCTACCGTGCGGTGATTGAGGCGGCCCAGCATTTCGGGCGGTTCTTCACCGGCCAGGTGACTGCCGCAGGCAAGGTGCCGCCGGCGAAAGTATTCGTCATCGGCTGCGGCGTGGCCGGATTGGCCGCTCTCGGCGCGGCGAACGGCCTTGGTGCCATCGTTCGGGCCACGGATACCCGCCCCGAAGTCAAGGACCAGGTCAAATCCTTGGGCGCCGAATTCGTGGAAGTCAATTACCAGGAGGAGGGCACCGGTGTCGGCGGCTACGCCAAGGTGATGAGCGAGGGCTACCAAAAGGCCCAAAAAGAAATGATCGCCCGCCAGTGCATGGATGTGGATATCGTCATCACGACCGCACTGATTCCGGGCAAACCAGCGCCCACCCTGATCACCGCGGGAATGGTGGAATCCATGAAACCCGGCAGCGTCATCGTGGATCTGGCGGCCGAGCAGGGCGGCAACTGCGAGCTGACGGTTCCGGGCGAAGTCGTCGTCCGACACGGCGTCACCATCATCGGCTACACCGATCTGCCCAGCCGGCTCGCCCGTCAGTCCAGCACGCTGTACGCCACCAATCTTCTGAGGCTGCTGGAAGAGCTGTGCCCGACCAAGGACGGCATCATCAATGTCAACATGGAGGATGAAGTCATTCGCGGAACCACGGTGATCAAGGAGGGCGAGATCACCTGGCCGCCGCCACCGCCGAAAATCTCCGCGGCCCCGGCGGGCGCCACGCCGGCACCGCCGGTCGAAATCAAGAAGGTGGAAAAAAAGCCGCTGCTGCCCGCCTGGGCGCAAACCGGCATTATGCTGGGCGTGGCGGGCCTTCTGTTCTACGGCCTCGGTTCTGTGGCTCCAGCGGCGTTCATGTCCCATTTCACCGTGTTCGTGCTGGCCTGTTTCGTGGGCTACATGGTGATCTGGAACGTCACCCCGGCTCTGCACACTCCGCTCATGAGCGTTACCAACGCGATCTCGAGCATCATCGCCATAGGCGCCTTGATCCAGATTTCCTCGCCCGGTGTGTTGATCACCATCCTGGCGGGGCTCGCCATCGTCCTGACCTCGGTCAACATGGCCGGCGGTTTCTGGGTCACCCAGCGCATGCTGCGCATGTTCAGAAAATAA
- the pntB gene encoding Re/Si-specific NAD(P)(+) transhydrogenase subunit beta has protein sequence MSEGLVTVSYIGSTILFILSLGGLSHPETARRGNFYGILGMSIAILATLLGPKVTSFVPIIVAMLIGGSVGVYAAIKVKMTEMPELVALMHSLVGLAAVLVGYANFIDPTAAFTGVEKTIHEVEIYLGVLIGAITFSGSVIAFGKLSGKIDGKPLLLPARHWLNLGLLILAIILGAGFINAQSTAGGFVPLLLMTAIALAFGVHMVMAIGGADMPVVVSMLNSYSGWAASATGFMLSNDLLIVTGALVGSSGAILSYIMCRAMNRHFLSVIAGGFGTGTGVAPAAGAGPQGEVQPITAEETAELLRNASRAILVPGYGMAVAQAQHTVYEITKLLREKGVDVRFAIHPVAGRMPGHMNVLLAEAKVPYDIVLEMDEINEDFPETDVAMVIGANDIVNPGAQEDPNSPIAGMPVLEVWKAKTSIVMKRSMASGYAGVDNPLFYKENNRMLFGDAKKMLDEVLKHLQG, from the coding sequence ATGTCAGAAGGGTTAGTTACCGTTTCCTATATTGGCTCGACGATACTGTTCATCCTAAGCCTCGGAGGGCTGTCCCATCCCGAAACCGCACGGCGCGGCAATTTCTACGGCATTCTCGGCATGAGCATCGCCATCCTGGCAACCCTGCTCGGGCCGAAAGTGACCAGCTTCGTGCCGATCATCGTCGCCATGTTGATCGGCGGCAGCGTCGGCGTTTACGCCGCCATCAAGGTCAAGATGACCGAAATGCCGGAGCTCGTCGCTCTGATGCACAGCCTGGTCGGGCTGGCCGCCGTGCTGGTGGGCTATGCCAACTTCATCGATCCGACCGCCGCTTTCACCGGGGTCGAAAAAACCATCCACGAGGTGGAGATCTATCTCGGTGTTCTGATCGGCGCGATCACCTTTTCCGGTTCGGTCATCGCCTTCGGCAAGCTGTCCGGCAAGATCGACGGCAAGCCGTTATTGCTTCCGGCCCGTCACTGGCTCAACCTGGGTCTTTTGATTCTGGCCATCATCCTGGGAGCCGGCTTCATCAACGCGCAGTCCACGGCGGGCGGGTTCGTTCCCTTGCTGTTGATGACCGCGATCGCGCTGGCTTTCGGCGTGCACATGGTCATGGCGATCGGCGGTGCCGACATGCCGGTGGTGGTTTCCATGCTCAACAGCTATTCGGGTTGGGCGGCTTCCGCCACCGGCTTCATGCTGTCCAACGATCTCCTGATCGTGACCGGCGCCCTGGTGGGCTCTTCCGGCGCGATCCTGTCCTACATCATGTGCCGTGCCATGAACCGCCATTTCCTTTCGGTCATCGCCGGCGGCTTCGGTACCGGAACCGGCGTAGCGCCGGCTGCAGGGGCGGGTCCGCAAGGCGAAGTGCAGCCGATCACGGCGGAAGAGACGGCCGAACTCCTGCGCAACGCGAGCCGTGCCATCCTGGTGCCGGGCTACGGCATGGCGGTGGCCCAGGCTCAGCATACGGTGTACGAGATCACCAAGCTGCTGCGCGAGAAAGGCGTCGACGTGCGTTTCGCCATCCATCCGGTGGCGGGGCGCATGCCGGGCCATATGAATGTGCTCCTGGCCGAGGCCAAGGTGCCCTACGACATCGTTCTCGAAATGGACGAAATCAACGAGGACTTTCCGGAAACCGATGTCGCCATGGTCATCGGTGCGAACGACATCGTGAACCCGGGGGCGCAGGAAGACCCCAACAGCCCCATCGCCGGCATGCCGGTGCTGGAGGTCTGGAAGGCGAAAACCTCCATCGTCATGAAGCGTTCGATGGCGTCCGGCTATGCCGGCGTCGACAATCCGCTGTTCTACAAGGAAAACAACCGGATGCTGTTCGGCGACGCCAAGAAAATGCTGGACGAGGTGCTGAAGCACTTGCAGGGATAA
- a CDS encoding alginate export family protein, with product MRVFRQPLNSGGFMRILLFWLGAAHPAFAGSLEESIEKALNVGGGKFNIDIRYRFEYVDQQNLSEVAKADMIRTRIGYLTPEFHGLKAFAEYEGNQDIFTNDYNSTRNDKTRHPVIADPQENEVNQLWVNYSGLPQTNVKVGRQRIIFDNHRFIGNVIWRQLEQTYDAVTITNASLPDTTITAGYIWKVQDVTSRTIGMNSPIFNIAYTGLPYGKIILHGEWLDYDNRNEVFPTRTFNTFTHSTQTVGIRFDGATPITDKIKALYTAEYAWQEDYAENPKDFKVDYWLAEGGFDLWGFVFKGSFEELGSDNGQGFRTPLATLHAFQGWADKFLVTPPDGIRDVYGTFKTSLYGVNLWFIYHDFRDDTGNIRYGEEFDVQVEKKFGKHYSLLFKFADYNASNPNAFAGNVDTQKWWLQAGVSF from the coding sequence ATGCGGGTTTTCAGGCAACCGCTGAACAGCGGCGGCTTCATGCGGATTCTCCTGTTCTGGCTCGGCGCGGCCCATCCGGCCTTTGCGGGAAGCCTTGAAGAGAGCATCGAGAAAGCGCTGAACGTCGGGGGCGGCAAGTTCAACATCGACATCCGGTATCGGTTCGAATACGTGGATCAACAAAACCTCTCCGAGGTGGCCAAGGCCGATATGATCCGAACCCGGATCGGCTATCTCACCCCGGAATTCCACGGTTTAAAGGCTTTCGCCGAATACGAGGGAAACCAGGACATCTTCACCAACGATTACAACAGTACGCGCAACGACAAGACGCGCCACCCCGTCATCGCCGACCCCCAGGAGAACGAAGTCAACCAGTTGTGGGTGAATTACAGTGGACTGCCCCAAACCAACGTGAAAGTCGGCCGCCAGAGAATCATCTTCGACAACCACCGTTTCATCGGCAACGTCATCTGGCGGCAACTGGAGCAGACCTATGATGCCGTAACCATTACCAACGCGAGTTTGCCGGATACCACGATCACCGCCGGCTACATCTGGAAAGTGCAGGACGTCACATCCCGCACCATAGGGATGAACTCCCCTATCTTCAACATCGCCTATACGGGACTCCCCTACGGAAAGATCATCCTCCACGGCGAATGGCTGGATTACGACAACAGAAACGAAGTTTTTCCGACCCGGACTTTCAATACCTTCACCCATTCCACTCAGACCGTGGGCATCCGCTTCGACGGCGCGACACCGATCACCGACAAGATCAAGGCGCTCTATACGGCGGAATATGCCTGGCAGGAGGACTATGCGGAAAACCCGAAGGACTTCAAGGTCGATTACTGGCTGGCGGAAGGCGGATTCGATCTGTGGGGATTCGTCTTTAAAGGGTCCTTCGAGGAGCTGGGCTCGGACAACGGCCAGGGCTTCCGGACGCCGCTCGCGACCCTGCACGCCTTCCAGGGCTGGGCGGACAAATTCCTGGTAACGCCGCCCGACGGCATCCGCGACGTATACGGGACCTTTAAGACCAGCCTGTACGGCGTGAACCTATGGTTCATCTACCACGATTTCCGGGACGACACCGGAAATATACGCTACGGGGAAGAATTCGACGTTCAGGTGGAAAAGAAATTCGGCAAGCATTATTCCCTGCTGTTCAAGTTCGCCGATTACAACGCCTCGAACCCGAATGCCTTTGCCGGCAACGTCGATACTCAAAAATGGTGGCTGCAGGCCGGAGTCAGCTTCTGA